From Labrus bergylta chromosome 22, fLabBer1.1, whole genome shotgun sequence, one genomic window encodes:
- the haus4 gene encoding HAUS augmin-like complex subunit 4, giving the protein MSESSLGKGDSLHQQVLASFPLCDITEDDMTQNPQFCKLLATLAQHVDQTGLTVSLNTELDKAEQKLQSQRRQWLRSESLSKGLQEMTQEHCIKKHHTTVPPDQNMFYETMEKCLLVSQCIRQLDPSSTTNQDQPSLLGLSTQQVMELMPPEKNIQRMKQGLPGELEKHLRRKCLSLLSYYQPEWENESEGLKAIKLSHLSAQLDKEKKRAESLTETCRENTVLLQRQTHLYLSELIKCIQILQSLILDHRLRIQTDLDRKKLEYFEGKLELVLQKIKVEMVEIQLDTYTVDSISAHRKIRGKLDTELKACQVEKQSVELKLASFKILGKEFETLAEEYCRLRQEIEMKHWALKEFTQYSNK; this is encoded by the exons ATGTCCGAGTCGTCGCTTGGGAAGGGTGACAGTTTGCATCAACAGG TTCTTGCTTCCTTCCCTCTGTGCGACATCACAGAAGATGATATGACACAGAACCCGCAGTTCTGTAAACTCTTAGCTACTCTGGCCCAACATGTGGACCAAACTGGACTCACTGTGTCTCTGAACACAGAGCTGGACAAG GCTGAGCAGAAGCTGCAGAGCCAGAGGCGTCAGTGGCTGCGCTCCGAGAGCCTCTCCAAAGGTCTGCAAGAAATGACCCAGGAGCACTGTATCAAGAAACACCACACCACCGTACCCCCTGACCAGAACATG TTCTATGAGACGATGGAGAAGTGCCTGTTGGTGTCTCAGTGTATCAGACAGCTGGATCCTAGTAGCACTACAAACCAGGATCAGCCTTCTCTTCTGGGCCTGAGCACCCAACAAGTGATGGAGCTCATGCCACCAGAGAAG aatatacaGAGGATGAAACAGGGTCTTCCAGGAGAGCTGGAGAAACATCTGAGGAGAAAGTGCCTGAGCCTCCTCTCGTACTATCAACCTGAATGGG AGAATGAGAGTGAGGGTCTGAAGGCCATTAAGTTGTCTCACCTGTCGGCTCAGCttgacaaagagaagaaaagagctgAGAGTCTGACGGAAACCTGCCGGGAAAACACAGTTCTCCTGCAAAGACAGACTCATCTCTACCTCTCT GAGCTGATTAAGTGTATTCAGATTCTCCAGTCTCTCATCTTGGACCACAGGCTAAGGATCCAGACGGATCTGGACAGAAAGAAGTTAGAGTACTTTGAGGGAAAACTTGAATTAGTCTTGCAGAAAATCAA AGTTGAGATGGTGGAAATTCAGCTTGACACATACACAGTGGACTCAATATCTGCTCATAGAAAAATAAG AGGGAAGCTGGATACCGAGCTGAAGGCCTGTCAGGTGGAGAAGCAGTCCGTGGAATTGAAACTTGCCTCCTTTAAGATCTTGGGCAAAGAGTTTGAGACTCTGGCTGAAGAGTACTGCAGATTACGGCAGGAGATTGAGATGAAACACTGGGCTCTGAAGGAGTTCACCCAGTACAGTAACAAATGA